GCTCGCCAAATATCGCCCGTAATTTCCAATGTAAACTCCCCTTCGTTAGGGTTCGGAAACAACCGCACTTCGGGTTTATGTAGTTCTTCTTCAGGGGTAGATGTGATGATATCTGTAAAGGAAATATTGTTCACCGTGTCTAACACCTGAATTGTCAGATCGCGGGTAACGTAGCCTAGTTGTTGCCATTCTCCGTTGATCTCGCGCCACTCGTTTACCCGAAGAGCTACTACAAAGTCACCGGGAAGATTGGGAGCATTCCAAACCAGAGCACTGGTATCAAAGGCAAAAGTAGGCAGACCCGTACCTTCCGCATTGGTGGGGTTATCAGCGTAACGTAAATTAACGTCTAACGGAGCACCCAAGTAAGCGACCGGAACCCCTAATTCTTGCTTAGGCACAATGAGTTCTAAGGATAGGCTATCGCCATCTGGATCGTAAATACTCAATTCTTGGGCAAAGGCTGAGTTGACGTAAGCCCGATAATTACCAACCCCTGAGAGTTGCGGAGTGCTATTGCACAAAAACGGGTCAATAACCAGTTTTGCCTCTACGTACAGCGGAGTGTTCACTGAGTTACGAATATTAACTACGTTCGCATTACGGTTAAATTCAGTAAACGTAATTATATACTCCCCCGAACTAGGAAAAGCTACATCATCTAGCACTAACCTACTAATGCTTAAAGAATCATCACCGTAGCTACCCACCTCACGAGAAAAATCAATTTCGTCGTTGATGTCAATAGGATCACCAAAACCTAGTTCTAAAATACCC
This region of Tunicatimonas pelagia genomic DNA includes:
- a CDS encoding T9SS type A sorting domain-containing protein, whose protein sequence is MKKRYIVGILSALLFPFLAEGTHKYGAQITATVKSCQANIYTITITSYEDLGTETGFGGGILELGFGDPIDINDEIDFSREVGSYGDDSLSISRLVLDDVAFPSSGEYIITFTEFNRNANVVNIRNSVNTPLYVEAKLVIDPFLCNSTPQLSGVGNYRAYVNSAFAQELSIYDPDGDSLSLELIVPKQELGVPVAYLGAPLDVNLRYADNPTNAEGTGLPTFAFDTSALVWNAPNLPGDFVVALRVNEWREINGEWQQLGYVTRDLTIQVLDTVNNISFTDIITSTPEEELHKPEVRLFPNPNEGEFTLEITGDIWRAATATLHNIIGQEINRRTVLPGENSYSIPECQPGVYFLTLRQGALQNVLRFVKR